A single window of Priestia filamentosa DNA harbors:
- a CDS encoding sugar porter family MFS transporter: MVKEKKISSGFIYFFGAFAGILFGYDIGVMTGALPFLQNDWNLQNNAGAIGWITSSVMLGAIFGGALAGQLSDRLGRRKMILISAIIFMVGSILSGIAPHNGILFLIVSRILLGLAVGAASALVPAYMSEMAPARLRGRLSGINQTMIVSGMLLSYIVDYLLKDLPGTMAWRLMLGLAAVPAIILYVGMLKLPESPRFLIKNNKLEEARKVLSYIRSNKEDIDSEIRQIQETSKEEKLANQKASWGTLLSSKYRYLVIAGVGVAAFQQFQGANAIFYYIPLIVENATGHEASSALMWPIIQGVILVLGSLVFLMIADKFKRRTLLTVGGTIMGLSFILPAILNILIPNASPMMMVVFLSIYVALYSFTWAPLTWVIVGEIFPLTIRGRASGLASSFNWIGSFLVGLLFPIMTATMAQEAVFAIFGIICLLGVLFIRKSVPETRGRSLEEIEKIGENKQYNGKSA; the protein is encoded by the coding sequence ATGGTTAAGGAAAAGAAAATCTCAAGTGGCTTCATTTATTTTTTTGGTGCTTTTGCCGGCATTCTCTTCGGTTATGATATCGGCGTTATGACAGGTGCTTTGCCTTTTCTACAAAATGATTGGAACCTTCAAAACAACGCTGGGGCTATTGGGTGGATTACCTCTTCTGTGATGCTTGGAGCTATTTTTGGAGGTGCCCTGGCCGGACAACTTTCTGATCGTTTGGGACGACGCAAAATGATTTTAATATCTGCTATAATTTTTATGGTTGGATCTATTTTGTCAGGAATAGCCCCTCATAATGGGATACTTTTTTTGATTGTTTCACGGATTTTATTAGGATTGGCTGTTGGTGCTGCTTCTGCGTTGGTCCCAGCCTATATGTCGGAAATGGCGCCTGCACGTTTACGTGGACGTCTGTCAGGAATTAATCAAACAATGATTGTTTCTGGAATGTTGCTTTCGTACATTGTCGATTATTTATTAAAAGATTTACCAGGGACAATGGCATGGCGATTGATGCTTGGTTTAGCTGCCGTACCTGCAATAATTTTATATGTTGGAATGTTAAAATTACCTGAATCACCACGTTTTTTAATAAAGAACAATAAACTTGAAGAAGCTCGTAAGGTGTTGAGCTATATTCGGTCTAACAAAGAAGATATTGATTCTGAAATAAGACAAATTCAAGAAACTTCCAAGGAGGAAAAGCTGGCGAATCAAAAAGCATCATGGGGTACACTTTTAAGTAGTAAATACCGTTATTTAGTAATTGCCGGTGTGGGAGTCGCTGCTTTTCAACAATTCCAGGGCGCAAACGCCATTTTTTATTACATTCCTTTGATTGTGGAAAACGCAACAGGGCATGAAGCAAGTTCAGCGTTGATGTGGCCAATTATTCAAGGTGTTATTCTTGTATTAGGTTCATTAGTATTCCTAATGATTGCTGATAAATTTAAGCGCCGTACGTTATTAACAGTAGGCGGAACGATTATGGGGCTATCCTTTATTTTGCCAGCAATATTGAATATACTTATTCCTAATGCAAGTCCGATGATGATGGTTGTTTTTTTAAGTATCTATGTAGCACTTTATTCATTCACGTGGGCTCCTTTAACTTGGGTTATAGTTGGGGAAATTTTCCCGCTGACAATTCGTGGGCGTGCGTCAGGATTAGCTTCATCATTTAACTGGATTGGTTCTTTCTTGGTTGGATTGCTATTTCCAATCATGACCGCTACGATGGCTCAAGAAGCTGTGTTTGCAATCTTCGGTATTATTTGTTTACTTGGAGTTTTATTTATCCGGAAAAGCGTTCCTGAAACTCGCGGTCGCAGTTTAGAGGAAATTGAAAAAATTGGAGAAAATAAACAATATAATGGAAAAAGTGCGTAA
- a CDS encoding aldose epimerase family protein yields the protein MKLIQSPFGDEALLFTIENDNGVIVEVTNFGARIVNLFVPTASGHKNIVLGFDSIDDYKKETYCGATIGRVAGRIKNGEFLLGESFYKTSVNQSGNTLHGGTPGFDEKLWSYEVNEKEQSTSIIFSTNALHNENGFPGNLEVSVTYTLDNLNIWSVSYQAKSDKDTIFNPTNHVYFNLTGHPSKPIDDHSLQICSEEFAPVNTDTTVTGEKRSVIETPYDFRTPKKLKSTFESIDAEVKKVQGVDHPFFLTCTELDQMAAKLISPDGEIKVEVYTEEPAIVVYTANIVEGVPLMHGEKLIQHGGITFETQVAPGAIEFEDFGDIILRADENYGSQTKYKIIF from the coding sequence ATGAAATTAATACAAAGTCCATTTGGGGATGAAGCCTTACTGTTTACTATTGAAAATGATAATGGAGTGATAGTAGAAGTTACAAACTTTGGGGCAAGAATTGTCAATCTTTTTGTGCCAACGGCTTCAGGTCATAAGAACATAGTATTGGGATTTGACTCTATTGACGATTACAAGAAAGAAACATACTGTGGAGCAACAATAGGAAGAGTCGCTGGAAGAATAAAAAATGGTGAATTTTTACTTGGTGAGTCATTTTACAAAACGTCTGTAAATCAATCAGGGAATACTTTACACGGTGGAACCCCTGGATTTGATGAGAAACTTTGGAGTTATGAAGTGAATGAGAAGGAGCAAAGCACCTCAATCATCTTTTCAACAAATGCGCTTCATAATGAGAATGGTTTTCCAGGGAATTTAGAAGTAAGTGTAACTTATACATTAGACAACTTAAATATCTGGTCAGTGAGCTATCAAGCCAAAAGTGATAAAGATACAATTTTTAATCCAACAAATCACGTTTATTTTAATTTAACAGGACATCCAAGTAAACCAATTGATGATCATTCTTTACAAATATGTTCAGAAGAATTTGCGCCAGTAAATACAGATACCACTGTAACTGGGGAAAAGCGAAGCGTAATTGAAACGCCTTATGATTTTCGAACCCCGAAAAAATTAAAATCAACCTTTGAATCCATTGATGCAGAAGTGAAAAAGGTTCAAGGGGTAGACCATCCATTTTTCCTTACCTGCACAGAACTTGATCAAATGGCAGCGAAATTAATTAGTCCTGACGGGGAAATAAAAGTTGAGGTATACACAGAAGAGCCTGCGATAGTCGTTTATACTGCGAATATTGTGGAAGGTGTACCACTTATGCACGGAGAAAAATTAATTCAACACGGTGGAATAACATTTGAAACCCAAGTTGCTCCAGGAGCTATCGAATTTGAAGATTTTGGAGACATTATTCTTCGTGCAGATGAAAATTACGGTTCCCAAACAAAATACAAAATCATTTTTTAG
- the araA gene encoding L-arabinose isomerase has protein sequence MLTTEKKEFWFVVGSQHLYGEEALAEVKAHAQTMTDALNESGVLPYRIVLQDLAVSADKITSIMKEINYRDEVAGVITWMHTFSPAKMWIRGTKLLQKPLLHLATQFNESIAWTTIDMDFMNLNQSAHGDREYGFINARLNKQNKVVVGYWERAEVQQQIADWMDVAVAYNESFNIKVARFGDNMRNVAVTEGDKIEAQIQFGWTVDYFGIGDLVQYVNAVKDEEIDDLLAEYADLYEFDYGTYSKEDWEKSVKVQASYEIAIKRFLDDGGYNAFTTNFEVLYGMKQLPGLAVQRLMAQGYGFAGEGDWKTAAIDRLLKVMSHNQSTGFMEDYTYELAAGQESVLQSHMLEVDPTLASNKPKIIVSPLGIGDREDPARLVFDGKAGDGVVVSMADFGTHYKLLINEVSLFEPTVPAPKLPVARVLWDIKPNFQDGVKAWIENGGGHHTVVSLNLTTDQIITYAKLVDLEYVVIK, from the coding sequence ATGTTAACAACAGAAAAAAAAGAATTTTGGTTTGTCGTAGGTTCACAACACCTTTATGGGGAAGAAGCGTTAGCAGAAGTCAAAGCACACGCACAAACAATGACCGATGCATTAAATGAAAGCGGTGTTTTACCCTATCGAATTGTATTGCAAGATTTAGCTGTTAGTGCAGATAAAATTACAAGCATCATGAAAGAAATCAACTATCGTGACGAGGTTGCCGGTGTCATTACTTGGATGCATACTTTCTCGCCTGCAAAAATGTGGATTCGCGGAACAAAATTATTACAAAAACCATTACTTCATTTAGCAACACAATTTAATGAAAGTATTGCTTGGACAACGATTGATATGGACTTCATGAACCTGAATCAATCCGCTCACGGCGATCGTGAATACGGTTTTATTAATGCTCGTTTGAACAAACAAAATAAAGTTGTCGTAGGTTACTGGGAACGAGCTGAAGTGCAACAGCAAATTGCAGACTGGATGGACGTAGCGGTTGCTTATAACGAAAGCTTCAACATTAAAGTCGCTCGTTTTGGTGACAACATGCGTAACGTTGCAGTCACTGAAGGGGATAAGATTGAGGCACAAATTCAATTTGGGTGGACAGTTGACTATTTTGGTATTGGAGACCTTGTTCAATACGTTAATGCTGTTAAGGACGAAGAAATTGATGATTTATTGGCAGAATATGCAGATCTTTATGAATTTGATTATGGCACTTACAGTAAGGAAGATTGGGAGAAGAGTGTAAAAGTACAAGCAAGCTATGAAATCGCCATTAAACGTTTCCTTGATGATGGTGGTTACAATGCTTTCACAACTAACTTTGAAGTTTTATATGGTATGAAACAGCTTCCTGGTCTTGCAGTCCAACGTTTAATGGCACAAGGATATGGTTTTGCTGGTGAAGGAGATTGGAAGACTGCAGCGATTGATCGCTTACTCAAAGTGATGAGCCATAACCAATCAACTGGCTTTATGGAAGATTACACATATGAATTAGCTGCTGGTCAAGAATCAGTCCTTCAATCACATATGCTTGAAGTAGACCCAACTTTAGCAAGTAACAAACCAAAAATTATCGTATCTCCATTAGGTATTGGCGATCGTGAAGATCCAGCACGTTTAGTATTCGACGGTAAAGCAGGGGACGGCGTAGTTGTTTCAATGGCTGACTTTGGCACTCATTACAAACTTTTGATTAACGAAGTTTCTTTATTTGAGCCAACTGTTCCAGCACCAAAACTTCCAGTAGCTCGTGTGCTTTGGGACATTAAGCCAAACTTCCAGGATGGAGTTAAAGCTTGGATTGAGAATGGTGGCGGTCACCATACAGTTGTTTCATTAAATTTAACAACAGACCAAATTATCACCTATGCAAAACTTGTTGACTTAGAATACGTAGTTATTAAGTAA
- a CDS encoding DinB family protein, translated as MNFNMKEATEVLERTPQTLEYFLTNVSEGWLQCNEGEGTWNVSEIIEHLIEGEKNNWIPRLEMILQEGENKPFPPFDRYSHLNERSNRSIEQKLFEFKVIRIQNITKLNGLIESPLYLERTGLHPEFGIVKLKELLSTWVVHDLTHIAQIVRVMAERYRADVGPWKEYLGILKRE; from the coding sequence ATGAATTTTAATATGAAAGAAGCTACTGAGGTTTTAGAGCGTACACCACAAACATTAGAATATTTTTTAACTAATGTATCTGAAGGGTGGTTGCAATGCAATGAAGGTGAAGGCACTTGGAATGTCTCAGAAATAATTGAGCATCTCATTGAGGGAGAGAAAAATAATTGGATACCAAGGTTAGAAATGATTCTTCAGGAAGGTGAGAATAAACCATTTCCCCCCTTTGATCGTTATTCACATTTAAACGAAAGGTCCAACAGATCGATTGAACAAAAACTGTTTGAATTTAAAGTGATTAGAATACAAAATATAACCAAACTTAATGGGCTTATTGAATCTCCCTTGTATCTTGAAAGAACGGGATTACACCCTGAGTTTGGTATAGTGAAGTTAAAAGAATTGCTTTCTACGTGGGTTGTTCATGATTTAACACACATTGCTCAAATTGTACGGGTAATGGCGGAGAGATACAGAGCAGATGTTGGGCCTTGGAAAGAATATTTGGGTATATTGAAGAGGGAATGA
- a CDS encoding MFS transporter: MKKVSLQKRWLGVLALLIIVIIAYIDRINVSVLITNNDFLTTFELHDDRILQGQLMTIFLIGYGLSAFFITPIFETFLGYRRGLIFSILLWAIFTAISPLAGSIFILLIFRAILGGSEGPLFSLKTMYINEHFNSHERGKPNAVSSMGVSIGLSIGFPIITFLIYQFSWVSSFYILSALNILIGLPLVLFFIQPSNHHQNKGKKSVKQLTNTFTTALKTPGLIWVLVIEVATLSYLWGSSSWLPAYLLDEKGFSIKQMGIVSSLPFIFSVLSKFLGGYIIDRIANKNMIMIFFVGGLATALSIILTITSNNITIIILGLILANGFWGIQGAAIPTLVQHLSDPTSVGSTYGIINGLGNFISAFIPAIMGYIISLNGNDNISSGFYVLIGTQLVIAICGLLFTKTKHVAVLEHNMTNSIATKTPH, from the coding sequence ATGAAGAAGGTTTCATTACAAAAGAGATGGTTAGGAGTTTTAGCGCTATTAATAATTGTTATTATTGCCTACATCGATCGAATAAACGTTTCTGTTTTAATCACGAATAATGATTTTTTAACAACATTTGAACTCCATGACGATAGAATTCTGCAAGGTCAATTGATGACAATTTTTTTAATAGGCTACGGATTGTCAGCTTTTTTTATAACGCCAATTTTTGAAACTTTTTTAGGATATCGCCGCGGATTAATTTTTAGCATTCTTTTATGGGCTATTTTCACTGCAATCTCACCTCTTGCCGGTTCGATATTTATTTTACTGATTTTCAGAGCTATTCTAGGGGGGAGCGAAGGACCTCTTTTCTCTTTAAAAACGATGTATATTAATGAACACTTTAACTCCCATGAAAGAGGAAAGCCAAATGCAGTTAGTTCAATGGGGGTCTCTATCGGTCTATCCATTGGATTTCCCATTATCACTTTTCTAATTTATCAATTTAGTTGGGTATCATCTTTCTATATATTAAGTGCTCTTAATATATTAATTGGGCTACCACTCGTTTTATTTTTCATTCAACCATCTAACCATCATCAGAATAAGGGTAAAAAATCTGTCAAGCAGTTAACTAATACTTTTACTACCGCGTTGAAAACACCAGGGCTTATATGGGTGCTCGTCATCGAAGTCGCTACACTAAGTTACTTATGGGGAAGCAGTTCATGGTTACCAGCATATTTATTAGATGAAAAAGGTTTTTCCATTAAACAGATGGGCATTGTCTCTTCTTTACCATTCATCTTTAGTGTTTTATCCAAATTTTTGGGTGGATATATTATTGATCGGATTGCCAACAAAAATATGATCATGATATTTTTTGTTGGCGGATTGGCTACTGCTTTGTCCATCATCTTAACGATCACATCAAACAATATAACCATAATTATTTTAGGACTTATACTAGCCAATGGTTTTTGGGGAATTCAAGGAGCTGCCATTCCAACATTGGTTCAACATTTATCTGACCCAACAAGTGTAGGAAGTACATATGGAATAATCAACGGACTTGGGAACTTTATCTCCGCCTTTATCCCCGCTATCATGGGCTACATTATTAGCTTAAATGGAAACGACAATATCTCATCTGGCTTTTATGTATTAATTGGTACACAATTGGTTATTGCCATTTGTGGGCTACTTTTTACTAAAACTAAGCATGTAGCTGTGTTAGAACATAATATGACAAACAGTATTGCTACAAAAACTCCTCACTAG
- a CDS encoding GntR family transcriptional regulator, with protein sequence MKPKYQVIIDDIKSKILSGDYNVGEKIPTESSIQEKYKVSRHTVRKAISELSTEGFLRSEKGSGTYVSNQYQSKSGGNSNSKIIGVITTYISDYIFPSIIRGIEGRLNEDDYSLLLASTNNDVEQEKKALEMMLSFGVDGLIVEPTKSNLYNPNISYYLSFKEQDVPFIMINAHYEELDVPFFCLDDVQSSYLATKELIAKGHTQIGLISKMDDLQGKYRMKGYIKALGEAKLRFQPEQVLSFNTETKLDLYTNLKEFLNENRDVLTAIVCYNDEVGLEVANVCRQLDISVPEKLSIIGQDNSYISKNANINLTTLTHPQEQMGRDAADWVIKKLQGRKNLPKETYYQPVLIEGETVKELEVNETLRKD encoded by the coding sequence ATGAAACCAAAATATCAGGTCATCATTGATGATATAAAAAGTAAAATTCTTTCAGGTGATTACAATGTAGGAGAAAAAATACCTACTGAATCCTCCATTCAAGAAAAGTACAAAGTTAGCCGGCACACTGTTCGAAAGGCCATTTCAGAACTATCGACAGAGGGATTCTTAAGAAGTGAAAAAGGATCTGGCACTTATGTTAGTAATCAATACCAATCCAAGTCTGGGGGAAATTCCAATAGTAAAATAATTGGTGTAATCACGACCTACATTTCTGATTATATTTTTCCGTCTATTATTCGTGGAATTGAAGGAAGATTGAATGAGGATGATTATTCGTTATTATTAGCTAGTACAAATAACGATGTCGAACAAGAAAAAAAAGCTTTGGAAATGATGTTGTCATTTGGCGTGGATGGTTTGATTGTTGAACCTACGAAAAGCAACCTATACAATCCCAATATTTCTTACTACCTATCGTTCAAAGAACAAGATGTTCCTTTCATAATGATTAATGCTCATTATGAAGAATTAGATGTTCCTTTCTTTTGTCTTGATGATGTTCAGTCTAGCTATCTTGCAACAAAAGAGTTGATTGCAAAAGGACACACACAAATTGGACTCATTTCAAAGATGGATGACTTACAAGGAAAGTATCGAATGAAGGGATATATAAAAGCGCTTGGAGAAGCCAAATTACGGTTTCAGCCAGAGCAAGTGCTTTCGTTCAATACAGAGACAAAGCTGGACCTATACACTAACTTGAAGGAGTTCCTAAATGAAAATAGAGACGTGTTGACAGCAATTGTTTGCTATAACGACGAAGTAGGACTGGAAGTAGCAAATGTATGCAGACAACTTGATATTTCTGTTCCAGAAAAACTATCAATTATCGGCCAGGACAATTCTTATATTTCCAAAAATGCGAACATCAACCTAACGACATTAACCCATCCCCAAGAACAAATGGGACGCGATGCAGCTGATTGGGTCATTAAGAAGCTACAAGGAAGAAAAAATTTGCCAAAAGAAACCTATTATCAACCAGTGTTAATTGAAGGAGAAACTGTAAAAGAGTTAGAAGTAAATGAGACATTGAGGAAAGATTAA
- a CDS encoding L-ribulose-5-phosphate 4-epimerase, translating to MLEQLKEEVFQANLDLPKHGLVKYTWGNASAIDRESGLFVIKPSGVDYETMKASDMIVVDLDGNVVEGELNPSSDTPTHAVLYKHYQEIGGIVHTHSTWATIWAQAGLDVPAMGTTHADTFYGSVPCARFLTQEEIDRGYEVETGNVIIETFEERGLDILAVPGVLLHGHGPFTWGRDAKSAVTNSVVLDEVAKMNLFARELNHFAEELPQRILDKHYLRKHGKNAYYGQK from the coding sequence GTGTTAGAACAACTGAAAGAAGAAGTATTTCAGGCAAATTTGGACTTACCTAAACATGGACTCGTGAAATACACATGGGGAAATGCAAGCGCTATTGATCGTGAAAGCGGTTTATTTGTAATTAAACCTAGTGGTGTTGATTATGAAACGATGAAAGCTAGTGATATGATCGTTGTTGATTTAGATGGCAATGTTGTAGAAGGAGAATTGAACCCTTCATCAGATACACCGACTCACGCAGTACTTTATAAGCATTATCAAGAAATCGGTGGTATCGTGCACACTCATTCAACTTGGGCAACAATCTGGGCTCAAGCAGGCCTTGATGTTCCAGCGATGGGCACCACTCATGCGGACACATTTTATGGTTCTGTACCATGCGCACGCTTCTTGACACAGGAAGAAATTGATCGCGGTTACGAAGTGGAAACGGGTAATGTAATCATCGAAACATTTGAAGAGCGTGGGTTAGATATTTTAGCAGTTCCCGGTGTCTTACTTCATGGTCATGGTCCATTTACTTGGGGAAGAGATGCAAAATCAGCGGTCACAAATAGTGTGGTATTAGATGAAGTTGCGAAAATGAATTTATTTGCACGAGAACTAAATCATTTTGCTGAAGAATTACCACAACGTATTTTAGATAAACACTATTTACGAAAACATGGGAAAAATGCCTATTATGGGCAAAAGTAA
- a CDS encoding xylulokinase, with translation MKTNRAHIKQAITKGETSLGIEFGSTRIKAVLIDNRFETIASGSYEWENLLEDGFWTYNLLDIITGLQAAYSEMKQEVERNYGIIIRTIGSIGFSAMMHGYMAFDHTGELLVPFRTWRNATTSIAAKELTDKFQFNIPERWSIAHLYQAILNEEKHLPRIDLITTLAGYIHWLFTGNKAIGIGDASGMFPIDESTQDYNELMVEQFDELIANKGYPWKLKDILPKVYISGEQAGELTEIGAKILDKSKNLQPGIPLCPPEGDAGTGMVATNSVRKRTGNVSVGTSVFAMIVLEKELSKVYPEIDLVTTPNGSPVGMVHANNCSSDINAWLGLFREFSEAMGQKVEMNKLFHVLLNKALEADPDGGGLLSYGYFSGENITGLEKGRPLFVRSPESNFNLANFMRTHLFTAFGALKIGMDILKDKENVAIDSILAHGGLFKTPVVGQKIVAAAMNAPVSIMATAGEGGAWGIAILASYMMNRDQKESLEDFLDKKVFEGVDRQEIYPDSFDVKGFEEFIERYKKGLAVEQAAVDNLIL, from the coding sequence GTGAAAACGAATCGAGCACACATTAAACAAGCGATTACTAAGGGAGAAACTTCACTTGGAATTGAATTCGGATCCACACGTATCAAAGCAGTGCTAATTGATAATCGTTTTGAAACAATCGCATCTGGGAGTTATGAATGGGAAAACCTCTTGGAAGATGGATTTTGGACGTACAACTTATTGGATATTATTACTGGTCTGCAAGCAGCTTATAGTGAAATGAAGCAAGAAGTTGAACGAAATTATGGCATCATAATTCGAACAATTGGTTCTATTGGATTTTCAGCCATGATGCACGGATATATGGCTTTTGACCACACTGGTGAGCTACTTGTTCCATTTCGGACTTGGCGTAATGCAACAACAAGTATTGCAGCAAAGGAATTAACTGATAAATTCCAATTCAATATCCCTGAACGATGGAGTATTGCTCACCTTTATCAGGCAATATTAAACGAAGAAAAACATTTACCTCGTATTGATCTTATTACAACTTTAGCTGGATATATTCACTGGTTATTTACTGGTAATAAAGCAATTGGCATTGGGGATGCTTCAGGCATGTTCCCAATTGATGAATCAACGCAGGATTACAATGAATTGATGGTGGAGCAGTTTGATGAACTAATTGCGAACAAAGGTTATCCTTGGAAGCTAAAAGATATTCTTCCTAAAGTTTATATTTCAGGTGAGCAAGCAGGTGAATTAACTGAAATTGGAGCGAAAATTTTAGATAAATCAAAAAACTTACAACCAGGCATCCCACTTTGTCCACCAGAAGGTGATGCTGGAACAGGGATGGTTGCTACGAATAGTGTGAGAAAACGTACTGGAAACGTCTCAGTAGGAACTTCAGTTTTTGCAATGATTGTATTAGAGAAAGAACTTTCAAAAGTATACCCAGAAATTGATTTGGTAACTACACCAAACGGTAGTCCTGTTGGAATGGTTCATGCGAATAACTGTTCAAGTGATATCAATGCTTGGCTGGGATTGTTCCGTGAATTTTCTGAGGCAATGGGACAAAAGGTTGAAATGAATAAATTATTCCATGTGCTGTTAAATAAAGCTTTGGAAGCTGATCCAGATGGTGGTGGTTTACTTAGCTACGGGTATTTCTCAGGTGAAAATATCACTGGATTAGAAAAAGGCCGACCATTATTTGTTCGCTCACCTGAAAGTAATTTTAATTTAGCAAACTTCATGCGGACTCATCTTTTTACTGCTTTTGGTGCTTTAAAAATTGGAATGGATATTTTAAAAGATAAAGAGAATGTCGCAATTGATAGCATTTTAGCTCATGGTGGTTTATTTAAAACCCCTGTTGTTGGACAAAAAATTGTTGCAGCTGCAATGAATGCTCCTGTTTCGATTATGGCAACAGCCGGAGAAGGCGGTGCATGGGGAATTGCTATTCTTGCTTCTTACATGATGAATAGAGATCAAAAAGAAAGCTTAGAAGACTTCCTCGACAAAAAAGTCTTTGAAGGGGTTGATAGACAAGAAATTTATCCTGATAGTTTTGATGTAAAAGGATTTGAAGAATTTATTGAACGATACAAAAAAGGGTTAGCGGTTGAACAGGCTGCAGTAGATAATTTAATTTTATGA
- a CDS encoding dicarboxylate/amino acid:cation symporter → MVLSVFKTYRSSLILLVAILIGGIAGYAVGPDVAVVKPFGDLFLNLMFMIIVPLVFFSVASAIANMNEMKRLGKIMLGIAVVFIATAAISAVLGFIGASLYNPLHNVDTSAIKELMGDSGDPTEKTTFLNQLVNTFTVPDFVNLFSKEHILQLIVFAIIFGIATTMAGEKGQPMVKFLTSGQEVSMKVVKIVMYYAPIGLGCYFATVVGELGPKILQGYARAFILYLLIAIVYYFGFFTLYAWMAGGKAGIKLFWKNAAAPSITAIATCSSAASIPVNLDATKKMGIPLDIAETVIPLGANTHKDGSVIGGILKIVFLFSLFGKDMTSATSILSILGVAFLVGAVMGAIPGGGMIGEMLIITIYGFSPEVLPIIAVISTIIDAPATLLNSTGNTVTAMLVTRFTEGKDWINKIRNNNRVA, encoded by the coding sequence ATGGTTTTAAGTGTATTCAAAACGTACAGATCATCTCTTATTCTACTTGTCGCCATTTTAATCGGGGGGATAGCAGGATATGCTGTCGGGCCAGATGTAGCAGTTGTGAAGCCCTTTGGGGATTTGTTTCTTAATTTAATGTTCATGATTATTGTGCCACTTGTTTTTTTCAGTGTCGCTTCTGCGATTGCAAACATGAATGAAATGAAGCGTCTTGGTAAAATTATGCTGGGTATTGCAGTTGTATTCATCGCCACTGCGGCTATATCAGCAGTTTTAGGGTTTATAGGAGCATCTCTTTATAATCCGTTACATAACGTAGATACTTCTGCTATTAAAGAGTTGATGGGAGATAGTGGAGATCCAACAGAGAAAACGACATTTTTAAATCAGCTTGTTAATACGTTTACCGTCCCTGATTTTGTAAATTTATTTTCGAAAGAACATATTTTACAATTAATTGTCTTTGCCATCATCTTCGGTATTGCTACAACGATGGCTGGAGAAAAAGGACAACCTATGGTTAAATTTCTGACTTCTGGTCAAGAAGTATCAATGAAAGTTGTTAAAATTGTTATGTACTATGCTCCAATTGGGTTAGGTTGCTATTTTGCTACTGTCGTAGGAGAGCTAGGTCCAAAGATTTTGCAGGGATATGCTAGGGCATTCATTCTTTACTTATTAATTGCAATTGTTTACTACTTTGGTTTCTTTACTCTATACGCATGGATGGCTGGTGGCAAAGCAGGAATTAAGCTGTTTTGGAAAAATGCAGCTGCTCCTTCTATCACAGCTATTGCTACTTGTTCTTCTGCTGCATCTATTCCAGTTAATTTAGATGCAACGAAGAAAATGGGTATACCATTAGATATTGCTGAAACGGTTATTCCATTAGGAGCAAACACGCATAAAGATGGTTCTGTTATCGGTGGCATTCTAAAGATTGTTTTCTTATTTAGTTTATTTGGCAAAGATATGACGTCTGCTACAAGTATTCTTAGTATTTTAGGCGTAGCCTTTTTGGTTGGCGCTGTAATGGGAGCTATTCCTGGAGGCGGGATGATTGGTGAAATGTTAATTATTACGATCTATGGTTTTTCACCTGAAGTGCTGCCAATCATTGCCGTCATTTCAACGATTATTGATGCTCCTGCGACATTGCTAAATAGTACGGGAAATACAGTAACAGCGATGCTTGTGACACGTTTTACAGAAGGTAAAGATTGGATTAATAAAATTAGGAATAATAATAGAGTCGCCTAA